The DNA region CCATGGAAAGTTTACAGGAAATCAACCCCGAAAAAGACAAGGCCAGCGATGCCCAAATTATGTTTATGTGCCTTCATGCTTCGGGACTGACTTTGATTGCGACTTCAATCATTGGTTATCGTGCCGCTGCCAATGCTGCCAATCCAGCCGATGTAATGCTGCCTTGTATTATCACTTCGTTTATTGGTACCATCGCCGCTTTTCTAATTGTTGGAGTAAAACAAAAAATTAATTTCAAAAGTGCTTCGTTACTTATGGGTTTGATCGTATTGATTGCTGCCATTATTGGTTTGCTGATGTATGTAAACCATCTGGATTTAATTGGTAAAAACTATTTTACGACGAATCTTTCAGCATTAATTTTAATCGGAATTATTGTGGCCACCTTGATTTTCTCTTTTGTTAAAGAGCAAAAATTTACCGAAGCCAACACAACTGTTTACGAAGCTTTTGTATCAGGAGCTAATAATGGTGTGAAAACCGGAGTTACTATTTTTCCTTATGTTTTAGGGATGTTAGTAGCTATTTCATTGTTCAGAAACAGTGGATTATTTGAAATTATTAGCAACGGACTTGGATTTGTTTTCTCTAGTATGGGAGTGACAAAAGAAATTGTCGATGCTTTGCCTGTTGCCTTGCTAAGACCTTTTAGTTCAGCCGGTTCAAGAGGATTTTTGATTGACTCGATGAATACCTTTGGTGCTGATTCATTAACAGGGAGACTCAGCAGTATTTTTCAATGTAGTGCCGAAAGTACCTTCTATGTTATTGCGGTTTATTTTGGTTCGGTGAATATCAAAAATACCCGTTACGCTTTAGGAACCATGCTTATAGTCGATGTTATTTGCGTAATTACAGCTATTTTTGTGGCGAGTTGGTTTTTTTAAATGTGAATTGATTGTTTACAACGGATTAAAATCCGTCGCTATGCCGATGGCTCTCTAAAATATATGAAAATGTGTAAGTTCCGTAGGAACGATTTAGATTGTAGAAACGGATTTTAATCCGTTGATGATGTAAAACAATAAAAAACAATTATGGCAAATACCTATCATCAAATTTACATTCAGGTTGTTTTTGCGGTAAAATATCGTGAAGCTGTTATTGCTGATGAATGGAAATCTACATTGTTTGGCGTAATTGGTAATTTAATAAATGAAACTGGATGTAAAACCATAATTGTTAATGGTGTTGAAGATCATGTTCATTGTTTTTTGGGTCTTAAACCTGTTGTTTCAATTTCGGAATTAATGAAAACGGTAAAAGCAAAATCATCAAAATACATTAATGATCATCATTTGACCAAATCAAAATTTGAATGGCAGGAAGGTTATGGTGCGTTTTCGTATGGTCATTCTCAAATTAATGTAGTTTACAATTATGTTGCTAATCAAGAAGAACATCATAAAAAGCAAACTTTCAAGGAAGAATATTTAGAGTTTTTAGATAAATTCCAAGTTCCATTTGACGAAAGATATATTTTTCAGGATATGATATAAAATGAAAAATTATATATGTACCGAGCCTAAGGCTCTCATTTGAATGGATTTGATTGTTTTCAACGGATTAAAATCCGTTTCTACAATATTTGTCGTTCCTACGGAACTTTCACATTTAACACATATCA from Flavobacterium nitratireducens includes:
- the tnpA gene encoding IS200/IS605 family transposase, translating into MANTYHQIYIQVVFAVKYREAVIADEWKSTLFGVIGNLINETGCKTIIVNGVEDHVHCFLGLKPVVSISELMKTVKAKSSKYINDHHLTKSKFEWQEGYGAFSYGHSQINVVYNYVANQEEHHKKQTFKEEYLEFLDKFQVPFDERYIFQDMI